A genome region from Danio aesculapii chromosome 2, fDanAes4.1, whole genome shotgun sequence includes the following:
- the zgc:152670 gene encoding prolyl 4-hydroxylase subunit alpha-2 translates to MALKQLTLFVMCSWFVCKTEQEFFSSVDQVSQLFNEEETLLDTFSLYIDAEEENLKKMKSLLLLLQLGSFSNPQSPEETTRDPVAAFKFLKRLRHEWVNIVKFTQQSLYQEFQTLLDYSLIPELEDINSAALGLIGLQEIYKLYPHNITKETPLSADEAYYIGLVAYEEDKFQHAFLWFMHSLERLTDFSSTTKNDLLKFLSSSAYQFGNLPVAIYFGQKLLNLDPSNEEIKVRLGLYRLLRLQRTSNPDIFTLNTQSNNSYEALCRGEVDERTSKRQRALSCRYSTGGGNPRLMYAPVKEEELWDEPKIIRYHDVISDTEIETLKDIARPELTRSQIGLGEISDIRTSQSVFVDEVGTVARISQKIADITGLSVESAERLHVQNYGIGGRYSPHFDAGDEVNERTATFLIYMSDVEVGGATVFPYVGVAVKPEKGSAVFWYNLHKNGELDLKTKHAGCPVLVGNKWVANKWIHEFGQEFRRPCSLLQWE, encoded by the exons ATGGCATTAAAGCAGCTGACATTATTTGTGATGTGTTCATGGTTTGTCTGTAAAACTGAACAGGAATTCTTCTCATCAGTAG ATCAAGTTTCACAACTTTTTAATGAAGAGGAAACCCTTCTGGACACCTTCAGTTTGTATATTGATGCTGAAGAGGAAAACCTAAAGAAAATGAAGAG TCTTCTTCTACTTCTTCAATTGGGATCATTCTCCAACCCACAGAGCCCAGAGGAAACCACGAGAGACCCTGTGGCAGCTTTCAAATTCCTCAAACGACTGAGACATGAATGGGTCAATATTGTCAAATTCACTCAACAGAGTCTATATCAGG AGTTTCAGACACTACTAGATTATTCACTCATCCCAGAGCTGGAGGATATAAACAGTGCTGCTTTAGGACTGATCGGGCTGCAGGAGATCTACAAACTCTACCCTCACAACATAACAAAAG AAACACCTCTTAGTGCAGATGAAGCCTACTATATTGGTCTGGTTGCTTATGAAGAGGACAAATTCCAGCATGCCTTTCTCTGGTTTATGCACAGTCTGGAAAGATTGACAGATTTCTCATCGACTACTAAGAATGATTTGCTAAAATTTCTTAGTTCCTCTGCCTATCAGTTTGGCAACCTACCTGTGGCAATTTACTTTGGCCAAAAGCTTCTAAATCTGG ATCCAAGTAATGAAGAAATCAAAGTTCGATTGGGCCTTTACAGACTCCTTCGTTTGCAGAGAACTTCAAACCCCGACATTTTTACATTGAACACACAGTCAAATAACTCCTACGAGGCCCTGTGTAGAGGAGAGGTTGATGAGAGG ACCTCCAAGAGGCAGAGGGCGCTGTCCTGTAGGTACAGCACAGGTGGAGGAAACCCCAGACTGATGTATGCGCCAGTGAAAGAGGAAGAGTTGTGGGACGAGCCTAAAATCATCAGATATCATGATGTGATCTCAGACACAGAGATAGAGACGCTCAAGGATATCGCCAGACCTGAA cttactAGGTCTCAGATTGGATTGGGAGAAATTTCAGACATTCGTACTTCTCAAAG tgtttttgtgGATGAGGTTGGCACAGTTGCTCGTATCAGTCAGAAGATTGCAGACATCACAGGACTGTCTGTGGAATCAGCTGAAAGACTACAT GTTCAAAATTATGGGATTGGTGGCAGATATTCGCCACATTTTGATGCAGGG GATGAGGTGAATGAAAGGACTGCTACATTCCTTATTTAT ATGAGTGATGTGGAGGTAGGGGGCGCTACTGTGTTCCCTTATGTTGGAGTTGCTGTCAAGCCGGAAAAG GGTTCCGCCGTGTTTTGGTACAACTTACACAAAAATGGAGAGctggatttaaaaacaaaacacgcaGGATGCCCAGTTTTAGTGGGAAACAAATGGG TGGCTAATAAATGGATCCATGAGTTTGGACAGGAGTTCAGGAGACCCTGCTCTTTGTTACAATGGGAATGA